The genomic stretch CGGGGCAGGCAGGTTCCCCATGGTGCAGTCCCCGTGCCTGCGGGGCTGGGAGCTCGGCTTTGCCTCTCCCCCTGCGCTCTGAATAGCGCCGGTGGAGGCGGCAGCAGCCGGGCCTTTGCGTTTTCTGGTGGAGCCGGCCAGGAGGACGGGGTCGTTCGCAGCCGGCCGGGCCCCGCGGTGCTCGTTTCCGTGGGGCGGTGTGGGGAGGAAAGGACCCGTTTGCCCCCGCACGGAGCTCGGGGCTGACCGCAGCCGTTCCAGGGCAGCCCTCGGCGGGGAAACTGAGGCGCGGAGCGAGGCTGCCCCGGGCTGCGGGGAACGGGGCCGGCCcgtaccccccccccccatccccctccACTCCCCGTCCCCGCCTCCAGCCCGCCCCGCCGGGCGCAGCCagcggagccgccgccgctccATCGGCCCTCGCCGGggctctgcctcagtttcccccgCGGGGTGgccgctcccggcccggcccccgccccgccgcgcagCGCAGCGCCCCGGGCCATGGAGCTGATCGAGCTGCGGGAGCTGCAGCCCGAGccgcggccgggccggggccgcctGGAGCGAACCAACGCGCTGCGCATCAGCCCGGCCCGCCGGCACGGCCCCGGAGCGCGGCCGGAGCCCAGGCCGGCGGCAGCACCGAGCACTGGGCATCGCTTCGAGCCCCGGCGCCGCGGGCTCCACACTTGGTGCGACCTCTGCGGGGACTTCGTCTGGGGAGGCGGTAGGAAGAGCCTCCAGTGCCGCCGTGAGTACCGCTCCCTGCGCTGCCGGGCAGGCGTCCCGGAGCCGAGCATCCCCCCGGGCACTGGGCATCTTCCCCGGACACTGGATGTCCCGGCGCCGAGCATCCCGGTACCATGTATCCCCCTGGGTACTGGCTGTTCTGGGATCGGGTATCCTGGTACCACGCATCCCCCTGGGCGCTGGGCATGCCAGTACTGAGCATTTCCCCAGGCACCGAGCATCCCAGTACCGAGTATAGGGCatcccccccccagcaccaggCATCGGGTATCCCGGTATCAGACCCCCCCACTCCGAGCATGGGGCACCCCAGTACTAGGTTAATACTACAAAGCATGGGCATACTAATAGGAAACATCCCCTTGGGTACCAGGTGTCCCAGTGCTGAGCCTCCTGGCACCAGACATCCCCACCGAGCATCCTGGTAGCAGCCAGGGTGTGGGCACCTGGCATCAAACATTCCCTGAAGCACTGAGCACCCCAGTACTGAGCATCTCTGCCCAGGGCACCCGCACTGGGTACCAAGCATCCCAGGCACTGAGCTCCTCAGTGCTGAGTACTGCCACCAAAATGAACACTGCAGCCCCAGTACTGGACATCCACCCAGGGCACGGGCATCCTAGTACTGAGCATCCTGGTCCTTGGAACCTGGTACTGAGCATTCCTACTGGGCATCCTGGTACCAAGCATTCCAGTACCAACCATCCCAGTACTGAGCACCCGGTACCATCTCCCTTGGCATGGGTATCCTGGTATCAAGGATACCCCTGGCTCAACCACCAGGCATCCCATTGCTGGGTGCCCCCACTGTGTAACCCAGGCAGGGGACACGAGCACCTTAGTACTGCCCAGCAGCACCGAGTGCCATGCGGGTGCTGACCCCGGGTGCCTTGGTACAGTGTGGGCAGGTGGCACGGGCAGTGCACAGGGTGTGGTGGGGCCGTTGTGCCCACAGTGCCCTCTGCCCCCAGACTGCAGCTTCACCTGCCACTACCGCTGCCGGGCCCTTGTGCGGCTGGACTGCAGCGGCCCCCCAGGCACTGGGGATGAGGACGATGGCAGCGAGCAGGAGCTGGAAAAGGACACGAATGTGGTACGGGACCACAGGGATGGAGGGAGTGGGGTGGACACGgtgggagaggggaaagcccagGCTCGGCCGTTCCAAGCCAAGGCACACTGTGCCATGCCAAGAGACGCCGTGCAATGCCACGCTACAGCACACTGTGTCATGCCACACTATACGCTGCTGTGCCACACTGCGCCGTGCCATGCTATGCCGTGCCGAGCTATGCCGTGCCATGCTATGCCATGCTGAGCTATGCCGTGCCATGCTATGCCATGCCGAGCTATGCCGTGCCGAGCTATGCCGTGCCGTGCTGAGCTATGCCGTGCCATGCTATGCCATGCCGAGCTATGCCGTGCCGAGCTATGCCGTGCCGTGCCATGCTATGCCATGCCGAGCTATGCCATGCCGAGCTATGCCGTGCCGTGCCGAGCTATGCTGTGCCGAGCTATGCCATGCCGTGCTATGCCGTGCCGTGCCATGCTATGCCATGCCGAGCTATGCCATGCCGTGCTATGCCGTGCCGTGCCGAGCTATGCCGTGCCATGCTATGCCATGCTGAGCTATGCCGTGCCGAGCTATGCCATGCCGAGCTATGCCGTGCCGAGCTATGCCATGCCGAGCTATGCCGTGCCGTGCCGAGCTATGCTGTGCCGAGCTATGCCATGCCGTGCTATGCCGTGCCGTGCCATGCTATGCCATGCCGAGCTATGCCATGCCGTGCTATGCCGTGCCGTGCCGAGCTATGCCGTGCCGTGCCACGCGACGCCATGCCGTGCCCGCGGCAGTCCCGGGGCCGGGACCGCAGGGAGCGTGGCCTGGGTGAAATCACCGCCGGAAACGGGGCCGCACCGCCCCCGGCCCGCGTCAGGCCAACGGCCGCGGCGGGGCGGAGCCGAGCTGAGCCGAGCCGGGCAGCGGGAGAGCGGGAGAGCGCGGAGCCGGGCGGGGACTGCGCGAGGCATTGGGCCGAGCCGGGACCGAAAGCGGGACCGGAAAGCGGGACCGAATCGAGCCGGGACCTGAACCGAGGAGCGACGCCGAGCCGGGCGAAGCGCTCGGAGCGCAGCGGGGCCGTGCTGAGCCGAGCCGGAGCGGGCGGGCTGGCGCGGGGCCGGGCGTGCCCCTGTGCCCGGGCTGGGGCTGCCGCAGCCGTGGCCGGGgtggggggcggcggcggcggcggcggcggcggcggcggcggcggggcggaggccggcggctgcggggcggcggcggcgctggcGCTGCGCTGGGGCGGCGCGGGGGGTTCGGGGGGCAGCGCGGCCAGCAGCGGCTACTGCAGCCAGGAGGACTCCGACTCCGAGCCCGAGCTCTTCTACACCGCCCGCACCTCCTTCGGCCGCCGCCCGCGTCGTCGCCAGGTCGGTCCCGGGCCGGCCGTGACGTCGTGGGGCTGACGTCATGCGGAGGGCACGGGGTGCTTTTTGGGTGGGAGGAGTTCGGGGGTACTTCTGCATGGGGGCATGCGTGGGAGCGAGCATGGCTTGCTACTGGGGCAAGCGCGGGGGGAGAGCGTGCCTTGCTGGGAGCgagctgtccccatccccaggcgGGTCCAGCAGCCCCCGTCccggctgctcccagctccacagCACCGTGAGCACACGTGTGGCTGTGCGGTCCCACGTAAATAGTTATTAACAGATCCGGGCGGGCTGCCCCGAAGCCTAGGGCATCCCCGCGGGGCACCCAGCCTGCCCCGGTGCCGGGCTGGCGGCTGCCTCGGGGACACCGCTGTGAACTGGGGCACTGGGAAGGGACGCCCGGCCCCGGACTGTCCCGGCTGGGAGGAACGTGGGTTAGCATCGCCATCTGTCACCCCACGGCCCTGGGGTGCCCATCCCAGCTTTGGGGCCGGGGACGAGGCCGTGGGGGTGGCTTGGCACTGGGCAACGTGACCCTGCACAGCCCGCGCTTAGCACAGACGCTGCCCTGCAGGATGagcccagcagctgggagacGGCGGAGCTGGACCCGGCGCAGGTGGAGCAGCGCATCAAGGAGTACAACAGCCAGATCAACAGCAACCTCTTCATGAGCCTGGTATGAGGATGGGGAGGGACAGAGGGGACcacagccccggccccgctcaccgccCCGCCGTCTCTCCGTGGCAGAACAAGGATGGCTCCTACACTGGCTTCATCAAGGTGCAGCTGAAGCTGGCTCGCCCCGTCTCTGTGCCAGCTGCTAAGCGGGGCCCTGGGGGGCGGTCGGGGCAGCGCACGGCGGGCGTGAAGCGCCGCACATCCTTTTACCTGCCCCGCGGCACCGTCAAACACCTGCACGTGCTCTCGCACACCCGCGCCAGCGAGGTGATCAGCGCGCTGCTCCGCAAGTTCACCGTGGTGGACGACCCCCGCAAGTTCGCCCTCTTCGAGAGGTCCGAGAAGGATGAGCAAGGTAGAGCCGGGGTGGTGGCATCCCCATAGCTGCAGCGTCCCCGTAGCGCTGGTTGTCCCCCATGGCGGTGGAGTTTCCAGcagcccccccctccccgtgGCAGTGATGGCCCCATCGCGGCAGCATCCGCTGCGTTCCTTGCGGTCAAGGTCCGCGTGGCCGCGGCGCTGCCCCCCATTGCAGCAACGTCCCCGTAGCGGCGGCACCCCAATGGCCGTCGCGCATCGCTCTAGCAGCGGTGTCCCCGATGGCGGAGGCATCCCGCGGTGGCACCATCTCCGCACCGTTTTCGTCCCCCACGGTGGCGGAGTCCCCGGGGCGGCAGCCCCTTCCGGCAGCTGCGTCCCCACCCGCGGCGATGCCATCCTGGTGCCACGTCTGCCCGCAGTGTACCTGCGCAAGCTGGCGGACGAGGAGCAGCCGCTGCGACTGCGGCTGCTGGCAGGACCCAGCGAGAAGGCGCTGAGCTTCGTCCTGAAGGAGAACGAGAGCGGCGAGGTGAACGTGAGTGTGACGGGGGAGGCGCGGTGCCGCGCGGCGGTTCCGTGCGGGCGGTGCGACGTAGCAGCGCTGTGTCTCCGCAGTGGGACGCCTTCTCCCTGCCCGAGCTGCACAACTTCCTGCGCATCCTGCAGCGCGAGGAGGACGAGCAGCTGCGCCGCGTCCGCCACCGCTATGCCCGCTGCCGTCGGGAGCTGCAAGCCGCGCTGGCTGCCCGCACGCCGGACTGACGCCAACCGCACCGGCACGGCCGCCCGCCGGCGGGGGGACGTCGCCGGgagcgcggggcggcgcggggcgtCGCGCTCCGATCAATAAAGCTCTGGGAGAAGAGGCGAGGCGTGCCCGTGCCTGTGTCTGCGCCGCGTGGTCGGCCCGGGACTCGAACCGGGGCCTCCCGCTTCTCGCCGCGAGGTGCCACGAGGAGAAGGCGCTCCGCTCCGTCGTCACGTGACGAGGGCGCCCCACCTCTCCGTGTCACGTGCAGGGGGCGCCGCCGCGCGCCGGAAGTGTCGCAGCGCGACGGCGTCTGCGGCGCAGGCCGGCAGACAGGGAGGCGGGCGGGTGGGCGCTGGGCCGCTATCGCCGGGCCGCCCCCCGCCTTCCCCCGTCCCCTTCCcccgggccccgccgccgccatggGTGCCAGCGGCTCCAAGTCGCGGGGGCTGTGGCCGTTTGCCTCCTCGGCGACGGGCGGCGGCGGAGCCGAGGGTCCCGGCGGGCAGCAGGCCCTGGcccgggcgcggggcgggcgcgcCGCCACCCCGTTCGTCTTCACGCGCCGCGGGTGAGCGGGGGGCGCGGCCGCGGCTGCAGCGGGGTGGAGGCGCCGCGGGGCGGCTGCCGTAGGGATGGATGGGGGCACCGGGAGCGGCCCGGCGGCCCCCTGTGTGCGGTGCCGCCTGCGGGCGCCGCTCCGGGGCACCGCCAGCCCTCCTCGCTCACGTGCCCGCCGCCCATTCCCGCAGCTCCATGTATTACGACGAGGACGGGGATCTTGCGCACGAGTTCTACGAGGAGACGATCGTCACCAAGAACGGGAGGAAGCGTGCCAAGCTGAAGAGGATCCACAAGAACCTGATACCTCAGGTAGCGTGTGCAGAGGGGCGGGCGTGGGGCCGGCggctggcagctcctgcacacGGCCGCGACCCTCAGAAGCCCCGgtttgctgcagggaaggcctGCTTCTACTGCTCCCGTAGCTCCGGGGCTCCGGCTGTGTTACGGACCAGCTCACTCTCGTGCCatcttgcagtgctgtgccacccTGCTAGCTCCCTTTCCACAGAGGAGCGGTGCCTGGTGCGTGATGCCGTTGGGCAGAGCAGATGGATCCTCTGGATTTGTGCTGTGGAGAGCCTGCCCGTGGCACCCTGTCCACTGAGCACTTTCCCTCTGCtgtgggagctggcagagcagtgtCACATTGTTACAGAGTTGCTGGGAGCAGCGCCAGAGCCTGTCATGTGCTAACGTGAGCGTGCCctcagcagtgacagcactgctgccaccaaTGGGCTCTGCATATTGGGTTGCTTGGGATTTGGTCTCTTCTTAAAATAAGTGAATGTGGTGAAGCCAGACAGGGGTTGGGACAGTGGTTGAGgtacaggagaaaaataacttcagtgtaGGGGAGCTTCTGGGGGTGTAAGTGGAGAGCCTGTCAGCAGAGGCAGTCTGCAGACGTCTGCAAAACAGGGAAGGCATGGCCCCAGCCTGAGCCCAGGGGGAGCTCTTGGTGCACTCCAAGGGGTGTGCAGCAGGACAGGTTCTGCTGCTCTCATGGAGGAGGGTAGGGATGTGGAGTTGCATCCCATCCCTCCTCTGTGTGGGTTCAAACTCCTGCGGTTAGACAGCATGGCCCGGCTGGAATGAAGCACAGAACGTTTCTTCGCTGGCCCCggcttttctttgctcttttatCCTAATCCTGCCAAGGAAATGTACATTTCTCACCCTGGTGAGCGCAGAGCCCCgctcacactgctgtctcacAAGCGTGTCCTCGCAGGGCTGTGACAGGAGATTGCTTGCCCCAGAGCATGGGAACGGCGCCTGTAGCTGGCATGGATGGAGCGTGCATTCAGCAGTGTCCCCTTGgacagaaagctgcttttctcacGCGCCAGCTGCCCTCACTGCATTTTCTCAGAGAgctcttttcattcttttaaatcCTGTGAATGAAAGGTGCCGAATGAAAAGCTGGGGCAGCCAATATCTGCCAGTCACGCATCAGCTGCCGCACGGGCAGTGcctggcagagcagctccctcCTTCCTCGCCCGGCTGCACTCCAGACCTGTCGTGTGCGGCGGCAGCCGCGCCTCCTGTGCCTCCCCGGGGCCAAGGGCAAAGGGCAGAGCACTCCTGCGCTGCCTCTTTGCTGTCCTTGCTGCCAAGGTGGCAGTGCAGACCTTTCCCTTGAGGGCATGTCGCCCTCAGAATGGTGCCTTGCAGAGCTTTGTTTGCCTGAGAGTGCTTGTTCTGTCCCTGTGCCACCTCCTGTCCACCACTCATCCTCTTCTTTCAGGGCATAGTTAAGCTGGAGCACCCTCGCATTCATGTGGATTTCCCTGTGATCATCTGTGAGGTGTgactgctgggtgctgctgcccgTGGGCAAGACGGACCTGACTGTCCCTGCGCGAGGCTGCCCTGTGTTCCCAGCGAAGGAGGACGCTGAGACCCTCGCCCAAAGGCCAGGCAGGACGGAGCAGCTTGGCTGGGCTTTACTTGGCTGCTGCTCCTCGGAGAAGATGGGTGCCCTCGTGCAACTACATAAAAACATCCTCACTTGAGTCAAAAGACGTAAAATACCTTTTGTAGCCTCTAGCCGACGTTTGGATGGGTAACTGGAACTGCACACGAGCTGCTGTGTGAGCTGTTAAAGGGAGAGCGAGCCTACATTTCTCGCCAGACAAAATCCCTTGCTTCTCAGGTATGTGGCCCAGGGAGAGCCAGAGCAAGGTGACTCTGCCCAGAAGTTACATGGCTGGTGTTGCAGCAGCGCGCAGTCTGGCGTGGTCACTACACAGTGCTCCCTAGCAGTGTCCACAGAAGATAGCCGGAAGCTGGTGTCGAAACGCAtccagctgagtgctgtgctcCTCTTGGGATGGGGCAGAGGTAGGATGCCGTTATCCTGGCCACCTGTCTCTTCTTTGTGCGTGTTCCCTGCTTAACA from Lagopus muta isolate bLagMut1 chromosome 11, bLagMut1 primary, whole genome shotgun sequence encodes the following:
- the RASSF1 gene encoding ras association domain-containing protein 1 codes for the protein MELIELRELQPEPRPGRGRLERTNALRISPARRHGPGARPEPRPAAAPSTGHRFEPRRRGLHTWCDLCGDFVWGGGRKSLQCRHCSFTCHYRCRALVRLDCSGPPGTGDEDDGSEQELEKDTNVDEPSSWETAELDPAQVEQRIKEYNSQINSNLFMSLNKDGSYTGFIKVQLKLARPVSVPAAKRGPGGRSGQRTAGVKRRTSFYLPRGTVKHLHVLSHTRASEVISALLRKFTVVDDPRKFALFERSEKDEQVYLRKLADEEQPLRLRLLAGPSEKALSFVLKENESGEVNWDAFSLPELHNFLRILQREEDEQLRRVRHRYARCRRELQAALAARTPD
- the TUSC2 gene encoding tumor suppressor candidate 2, translating into MGASGSKSRGLWPFASSATGGGGAEGPGGQQALARARGGRAATPFVFTRRGSMYYDEDGDLAHEFYEETIVTKNGRKRAKLKRIHKNLIPQGIVKLEHPRIHVDFPVIICEV